The Dethiosulfovibrio peptidovorans DSM 11002 genome has a window encoding:
- the argS gene encoding arginine--tRNA ligase yields the protein MADVTTILRDLIGEALSDMARQKEVSSDLLPEVHLERPKREDQGDWATNVAMQACKLLGEKPRDLAAMVVDRLKDDEHIRSVEVAGPGFINFFLADRWIGNVISSVLSSGDDYGRCDLGKGRKVQVEFVSANPTGPLHVGHGRGAAVGDIVGNILDFSGWKVEKEYYVNDAGLQMSNLGKSTQSRYFELLGQADKAPFPEDGYKGDYIYDLARQVIDDHGDEYLSVDLEESLPFFRDFSSKVILDGIKADLKRFGVTFDCWFSEKSLYENDQVLDTVEALRKRGYSYEEDGAIWFRSTDFGDDKDRVLFRSNGVPTYFASDVAYHKNKFDRGFDLAIDVWGADHHGYVPRMRAAVEALGKSPDDNFAVTLIQFVNLLRDGEQVSMSTRSGQFVTLSDVIDEVGVDATRFYFVMRRSDSHLDFDLELAKRESSDNPVFYVQYANARIASITRNLRDKGIAMPSVDELDESLISSSEEKKLITRLSMFPEEVEKAAVEMAPHRIVNYVHDLAGDFHSFYNAHRVLDENPSRPSRILLVKATHVVLTNALRILGISAPERM from the coding sequence ATGGCAGATGTTACCACCATCTTGAGGGACCTTATCGGAGAGGCTCTCTCCGATATGGCTCGGCAGAAGGAGGTGTCCTCCGACCTTCTGCCGGAGGTTCACCTGGAACGTCCGAAAAGGGAGGATCAAGGAGATTGGGCCACCAACGTGGCCATGCAGGCCTGCAAGCTTCTGGGGGAAAAACCTAGGGATCTGGCTGCCATGGTGGTGGACAGGCTGAAGGACGACGAGCATATCCGTTCCGTCGAGGTGGCCGGGCCAGGTTTTATCAACTTTTTTCTGGCAGATCGGTGGATCGGCAACGTCATATCCTCGGTTCTATCGTCGGGAGACGATTACGGGCGGTGTGATCTGGGCAAGGGAAGAAAGGTGCAGGTCGAGTTCGTCAGCGCCAACCCGACAGGCCCGCTCCACGTCGGACACGGCAGGGGAGCTGCCGTCGGAGATATAGTCGGAAATATACTCGACTTCTCCGGCTGGAAGGTCGAGAAGGAGTACTACGTCAACGACGCCGGTCTACAGATGTCCAATCTGGGAAAATCCACTCAATCCAGGTATTTTGAGCTGTTGGGACAGGCCGATAAGGCTCCCTTTCCGGAGGACGGCTACAAAGGGGACTACATATACGATCTGGCCCGTCAGGTCATAGACGATCACGGAGACGAATACCTTTCCGTCGACCTAGAGGAGAGTCTTCCATTTTTCAGAGATTTTTCCAGCAAGGTCATTCTGGACGGTATCAAGGCGGACCTGAAGCGTTTCGGAGTGACCTTCGACTGTTGGTTTTCCGAGAAGAGCCTTTACGAGAACGATCAGGTGCTGGATACGGTGGAGGCCCTCAGAAAGAGGGGTTACTCCTACGAAGAAGATGGGGCCATCTGGTTTCGCTCCACCGATTTCGGAGACGATAAGGACAGGGTTCTTTTCCGCTCCAACGGAGTCCCAACATACTTCGCCTCCGACGTGGCCTACCATAAAAACAAGTTCGATCGGGGTTTCGATCTGGCCATAGACGTATGGGGAGCGGATCACCATGGCTACGTCCCCCGTATGAGAGCTGCGGTGGAGGCTCTGGGCAAGTCGCCGGACGATAATTTCGCCGTCACATTGATTCAGTTCGTCAACCTCCTTCGGGACGGTGAGCAGGTGTCCATGTCGACTAGGTCGGGGCAGTTCGTAACCCTTTCCGACGTAATAGACGAGGTCGGAGTCGACGCTACAAGGTTCTACTTCGTTATGCGTCGCTCCGACAGCCATCTGGATTTTGACCTGGAGCTAGCCAAGAGAGAGTCCTCCGACAATCCGGTGTTCTACGTCCAGTACGCCAACGCCAGGATCGCCAGCATAACCAGAAACCTCAGAGACAAGGGAATCGCCATGCCCTCCGTGGACGAACTGGACGAATCCCTGATCTCCAGTTCGGAGGAGAAGAAACTAATCACCCGGCTTTCCATGTTCCCCGAGGAGGTGGAGAAGGCCGCGGTCGAGATGGCACCTCACAGGATCGTAAACTACGTTCACGACCTGGCCGGAGACTTCCACTCCTTCTACAACGCTCACAGGGTGTTGGACGAGAATCCGAGTCGTCCCTCCAGGATTCTGCTGGTCAAGGCCACCCATGTAGTTTTGACAAACGCCCTGAGGATATTGGGCATATCGGCCCCCGAGAGGATGTAG
- a CDS encoding branched-chain amino acid ABC transporter permease, translating to MMESKKTKNLFLNALLLVVVVGLLWWAPENLDGYKIQILNLIAIYSILGLSLNLIYGFTGMFSLGTAGFMCIGAYVSSLLILPEMQKDMIFILEPLNPILYGAHAPFVVAVLAGGVAAAIAGLIIGIPVLRLGGDYLGIATLGFAEIIRVVANNIPTITNGALGLKGIPAYANLWWNYGWMFFTLYVMYRLVNSNFGNALKAIRDDELAAKAMGINTFKYRVISFTVGSFFAGIGGALMASLLTTIDPKMFMVIMTYNVLMVVVAGGLGSLSGSVIGAVVVTVLLEWLRFVENPITLGSFEIPGVPGMRMVIFALSLIMIILYRPEGVMGNKELSWEGLFGLGKGGKDHE from the coding sequence ATGATGGAGAGCAAAAAGACGAAAAACCTATTCCTCAACGCGTTGCTTCTCGTGGTGGTGGTCGGCCTCCTGTGGTGGGCACCGGAGAACCTGGATGGATATAAGATACAGATACTCAACCTCATAGCCATTTATTCCATACTTGGGCTGAGCCTCAACCTGATCTACGGTTTCACAGGGATGTTCTCGCTGGGAACTGCGGGTTTCATGTGTATCGGCGCTTACGTGTCGTCCTTGTTGATCCTCCCGGAGATGCAGAAGGACATGATCTTCATACTGGAGCCTTTGAACCCGATTCTGTACGGGGCCCACGCTCCATTCGTGGTGGCGGTTTTAGCCGGAGGAGTCGCGGCAGCCATCGCGGGACTGATAATTGGCATTCCGGTCCTTCGCCTGGGAGGAGACTACCTGGGCATAGCGACCCTTGGATTCGCCGAGATAATCCGGGTGGTGGCCAACAACATTCCGACCATCACCAACGGAGCTCTTGGGCTGAAGGGGATACCGGCCTACGCGAACCTTTGGTGGAACTACGGCTGGATGTTCTTCACCCTTTACGTCATGTATCGTTTGGTCAACAGCAATTTCGGAAACGCCCTCAAGGCCATAAGGGACGACGAGTTGGCAGCCAAGGCCATGGGTATAAACACCTTTAAGTACAGAGTCATATCCTTCACGGTGGGATCCTTTTTCGCCGGAATCGGTGGAGCTCTAATGGCCAGTTTATTGACCACCATAGATCCCAAGATGTTCATGGTCATAATGACCTATAACGTCTTGATGGTCGTGGTCGCAGGTGGACTGGGCTCTCTCTCCGGCAGCGTAATAGGGGCGGTTGTCGTGACGGTTTTGCTCGAGTGGCTCCGGTTCGTTGAGAACCCCATAACCCTCGGTAGTTTTGAGATACCCGGCGTTCCCGGGATGAGGATGGTCATATTCGCCCTGTCCCTTATAATGATAATTCTCTACAGGCCGGAAGGGGTTATGGGTAACAAGGAACTCAGCTGGGAGGGGCTTTTCGGCCTCGGAAAAGGAGGTAAAGACCATGAGTGA
- a CDS encoding ABC transporter ATP-binding protein: protein MSDREIVLDARNLTMRFGGVTAVSDFSMAIQKNRIVGLIGPNGAGKTTSFNMITGYYRPTEGSVLFEGEDITGTRPHEVCRLGIARTFQNIRLFKNETVLQNVMIGAHLRQKSRWWQAPLNLPSFNREEGQIRDKSMELLERVDLHKVADERSDSLPYGQQRRLEIARALATEPSFLLLDEPAAGMNPEESQVLMNFVRRLRDEFDLTILLIEHDMKVVMGVCEHIWVLDYGKLIAEGNPAEIQGNPRVIEAYLGEEYLANA, encoded by the coding sequence ATGAGTGATCGCGAGATAGTTCTCGATGCCAGAAACCTGACCATGAGGTTCGGAGGGGTAACGGCGGTCAGCGATTTCAGCATGGCGATCCAGAAGAACCGGATAGTTGGACTGATAGGTCCGAACGGAGCCGGTAAGACCACCTCCTTCAATATGATTACCGGTTACTATAGGCCTACCGAGGGCAGTGTCCTGTTCGAGGGAGAGGACATCACCGGAACCCGTCCCCACGAGGTCTGTCGTCTGGGAATAGCCAGGACCTTCCAGAACATAAGGCTTTTCAAGAACGAGACGGTCCTTCAGAACGTGATGATAGGGGCCCATCTGAGACAGAAGAGCCGTTGGTGGCAGGCTCCTCTTAATTTACCCTCCTTCAACAGGGAGGAGGGTCAGATAAGGGATAAGTCGATGGAGCTTCTCGAGAGGGTCGACCTACATAAGGTGGCCGACGAGAGGTCCGACTCCTTACCCTACGGTCAACAGAGACGGCTGGAGATCGCCAGAGCTCTTGCGACGGAACCCAGTTTTCTGCTCCTCGACGAGCCAGCCGCGGGTATGAATCCCGAGGAGTCCCAGGTGCTGATGAACTTCGTAAGGAGACTTAGAGATGAATTCGACCTTACCATACTTCTGATAGAGCACGACATGAAGGTGGTAATGGGAGTCTGCGAGCATATCTGGGTTTTGGACTACGGCAAGCTCATAGCCGAGGGCAACCCGGCGGAGATCCAGGGTAACCCGAGGGTCATAGAGGCCTATCTTGGAGAGGAGTACCTCGCCAATGCTTAA
- a CDS encoding ABC transporter substrate-binding protein — protein sequence MKALKVFSAVLLVFILVGSAFAADEIRIGVYEPMTGQNAFGGQLTVEGIKLAHEQAPEVLGRPVKLFIVDNKSDKVEAANAVKRLIDKEKVVAIIGSYGSSLSMAGGEVAEKSGIPCITDSATNPLVTQGKKYYFRMCFIDPYQGAAAATYAYNDLEARNAALLLDVAQDYSVGLGNFFKKAFVKMGGNIAGIYKYQSGDQDFTAQLTDAISKGADFLYIPSYFAEGAIIMKQARELGADFYIMGGDAMDNPDLVKIGGDAAEGFSYTTFPYAPEMPDMTKEAETFTKLWRDKYAGTDMSEPNANSALGYDCYMFVIDAIKRANSADPEKITEAFATAKDWPGVTGSTTINETHDAEKPVGIKVIVNGVQVYTASVQPEM from the coding sequence TTGAAAGCACTCAAGGTTTTTTCAGCGGTATTGTTGGTCTTCATCCTCGTAGGGTCCGCCTTCGCCGCGGACGAAATCCGCATAGGCGTCTATGAACCCATGACGGGGCAGAATGCCTTCGGCGGTCAGTTGACCGTAGAGGGTATCAAGCTGGCCCACGAGCAGGCTCCCGAGGTTCTCGGACGTCCTGTCAAGTTGTTCATAGTGGACAACAAGTCCGATAAGGTCGAGGCGGCCAATGCGGTCAAGCGACTTATCGACAAGGAGAAGGTCGTCGCCATAATAGGGAGCTACGGTTCTTCCCTGTCCATGGCGGGAGGAGAGGTCGCGGAGAAGTCCGGTATTCCCTGCATCACCGACTCCGCCACCAATCCCCTGGTGACTCAGGGCAAGAAATACTATTTCCGCATGTGCTTCATCGACCCCTACCAGGGAGCCGCTGCGGCCACCTATGCCTATAACGATCTCGAGGCCAGAAACGCCGCTTTACTTCTGGATGTAGCCCAGGACTATTCGGTTGGACTGGGGAACTTCTTCAAGAAGGCTTTCGTCAAGATGGGTGGAAACATAGCCGGAATCTACAAGTATCAGTCCGGTGACCAGGACTTCACTGCTCAGCTGACCGACGCCATCTCCAAAGGGGCCGACTTCCTCTACATTCCCTCCTATTTCGCCGAGGGCGCAATCATCATGAAGCAGGCCAGGGAGCTTGGAGCCGATTTCTACATCATGGGCGGAGATGCCATGGACAATCCCGATCTGGTAAAGATCGGCGGAGATGCCGCCGAGGGCTTCTCCTACACCACCTTCCCCTATGCCCCGGAGATGCCAGACATGACCAAAGAGGCCGAGACCTTCACCAAGCTCTGGAGGGATAAGTACGCCGGAACCGACATGTCCGAGCCCAACGCCAACTCGGCTCTTGGATATGACTGCTATATGTTCGTCATAGACGCCATCAAGAGGGCGAACAGCGCCGATCCCGAGAAGATCACCGAAGCTTTCGCCACTGCCAAGGACTGGCCCGGAGTTACCGGATCCACCACGATCAACGAGACCCACGATGCGGAGAAACCGGTCGGCATCAAGGTTATCGTGAATGGAGTCCAGGTATACACAGCTTCCGTCCAGCCGGAGATGTAG
- a CDS encoding single-stranded DNA-binding protein, giving the protein MARGFNKVILMGNLAKDPQIRYTASKQAVATFSVAVNRSWKGKNGELQESVDFIPVVVWGAQAENCERYLSKGRPVLVEGRIQVRNYDDKSGQRRWVTEVVANDITFLPSGGRRDDRPSSQGDYDGGHRNDSDQGQPRSFRDDFGGGDFPMDISEMGSTADEDEADIPF; this is encoded by the coding sequence ATGGCTCGTGGATTCAACAAGGTTATACTCATGGGGAACCTGGCCAAGGATCCTCAGATTCGTTACACCGCCAGTAAGCAGGCCGTGGCCACTTTCTCCGTGGCGGTAAACCGCAGCTGGAAAGGCAAAAACGGCGAACTACAGGAATCGGTGGATTTCATTCCCGTCGTGGTATGGGGCGCTCAGGCTGAAAACTGCGAGCGCTATCTCTCCAAGGGACGTCCCGTCCTGGTCGAGGGGCGCATACAGGTCCGCAACTACGACGATAAATCGGGACAGAGACGATGGGTCACCGAGGTCGTGGCAAACGATATCACCTTCCTGCCGTCCGGTGGGAGGAGGGATGACCGTCCATCCTCTCAGGGCGATTACGACGGAGGACATCGGAATGACAGTGACCAAGGTCAGCCTCGCAGTTTCCGTGACGATTTCGGCGGAGGCGATTTCCCCATGGATATATCGGAGATGGGCTCCACAGCCGACGAAGACGAGGCAGATATACCCTTTTAA
- the rpsR gene encoding 30S ribosomal protein S18 — MAFGGNKRRGKRRPKVCFYCVDKIDSVDYKDVDRLRKYISERGKIVPRRVTGNCANHQRQLTVALKRARYMALLPYSAE; from the coding sequence ATGGCTTTTGGAGGAAACAAAAGACGTGGTAAGCGCCGTCCTAAGGTCTGTTTCTACTGTGTAGACAAGATCGACTCGGTCGACTACAAAGACGTAGACAGACTTCGTAAGTACATCAGCGAGAGGGGCAAGATAGTTCCTCGTCGCGTTACCGGCAACTGCGCCAACCATCAGCGCCAGTTGACAGTGGCTCTCAAAAGAGCCCGTTATATGGCTCTTCTTCCCTACAGCGCCGAGTAA
- a CDS encoding branched-chain amino acid ABC transporter permease: MTGQMFVQHFFNALTLGSLYALIAIGYTMVYGILRLINFAHGEIFMLGAYFIFYTGSLFNLPWVVGAVISIVLCALCGIMVDKVAYKPLRDAPRISALISSIGMSFLIQNLAIVVFSGIPKPVVRPDFFVKIMVIKGVRILPLAVIVPVVCFVLVLGLLFIVYKTKPGLAMRAISKDIETTRLMGVSVNRIIALTFGLGSALAAASGIMWALRYPQIQPLMGFMPGIKAFIAAVVGGIGSIHGAVIGGLILGFVEIMTVAFFPELSGFKDAFAFILLIVILLAKPTGLMGEKIEEKV, from the coding sequence ATGACAGGTCAGATGTTCGTTCAACATTTCTTTAACGCCCTTACCCTAGGGAGCCTTTATGCCCTTATCGCCATAGGATATACCATGGTCTACGGCATATTGAGATTGATCAACTTCGCCCACGGCGAGATATTCATGCTGGGGGCCTACTTCATATTTTACACAGGTTCGCTTTTTAATCTGCCTTGGGTTGTCGGTGCGGTTATATCCATCGTCCTGTGTGCCCTCTGTGGCATTATGGTCGACAAGGTCGCCTATAAACCCCTCAGGGACGCTCCTAGAATCTCCGCTCTGATAAGCTCCATAGGGATGTCGTTCCTGATACAGAACCTGGCTATAGTGGTGTTCTCGGGAATACCAAAACCGGTGGTCCGGCCGGATTTTTTCGTCAAGATCATGGTTATTAAGGGAGTGCGGATATTGCCTCTCGCCGTGATAGTTCCTGTGGTTTGTTTCGTCCTGGTGCTGGGGCTTCTTTTCATCGTCTATAAGACAAAGCCGGGATTAGCGATGAGAGCTATCTCGAAGGATATCGAGACGACCAGACTGATGGGTGTGTCGGTCAACCGGATAATAGCCCTGACCTTCGGGCTCGGTTCCGCTCTTGCCGCCGCCTCTGGAATAATGTGGGCCCTTAGATACCCTCAGATACAGCCTCTAATGGGCTTCATGCCGGGGATCAAGGCCTTCATCGCCGCCGTCGTTGGAGGGATCGGCTCTATCCATGGGGCGGTCATAGGAGGATTGATACTCGGTTTCGTGGAGATAATGACAGTGGCCTTTTTCCCTGAGCTGTCGGGATTCAAGGATGCCTTCGCCTTTATTCTTTTGATCGTTATCCTGCTGGCCAAGCCCACTGGGCTGATGGGTGAGAAGATCGAGGAGAAAGTATGA
- the pgsA gene encoding CDP-diacylglycerol--glycerol-3-phosphate 3-phosphatidyltransferase — translation MPSSLNVPNLLSLSRIFLAPLVVFLLTVRIDLDIPYLVNLGLNITYGDIFAGVVFIIAALTDTADGYIARKKGIVTNFGKFIDPLSDKVLVVAALISLVELGRLPAWMVVVIVSRDFVVSGLRMVAAVEGVVIAASWAGKAKTVVQIVAISMMIFNVPLAFPAMWLALALTVWSGAVYLANGWELIVDTD, via the coding sequence ATGCCCTCGTCTTTGAACGTCCCTAACCTTTTGAGCCTGTCCAGGATCTTTCTGGCCCCGTTGGTGGTATTCCTTCTCACAGTGAGGATAGATCTCGACATACCCTATCTGGTGAACCTCGGACTTAACATAACCTACGGGGATATTTTCGCCGGGGTAGTCTTCATAATAGCCGCTCTCACAGATACCGCCGATGGCTATATAGCGAGGAAAAAGGGTATCGTCACCAACTTCGGAAAGTTTATAGACCCTCTGTCCGACAAGGTCCTGGTCGTGGCGGCCCTGATCTCACTGGTGGAGCTCGGGCGTCTTCCTGCCTGGATGGTCGTGGTGATCGTTTCCAGGGATTTCGTCGTAAGCGGTCTGAGGATGGTTGCTGCGGTGGAGGGAGTCGTGATCGCCGCCTCCTGGGCTGGAAAGGCCAAGACGGTGGTGCAGATAGTAGCGATAAGCATGATGATATTCAATGTTCCCTTGGCTTTTCCGGCCATGTGGTTGGCCCTCGCTCTGACCGTCTGGTCCGGTGCCGTGTATCTCGCCAACGGATGGGAACTTATAGTCGATACAGACTGA
- the rpsF gene encoding 30S ribosomal protein S6 yields MRPYEMMVLLEADLEDHSAELDGIKEVIAKLGGDVDKVDIWGKRRLAYPIDKRTEGYYALVYFKLDPSKQKEMTRLLGLRTAIVRNLVIRLDQE; encoded by the coding sequence ATGCGTCCATATGAGATGATGGTGCTTCTCGAGGCCGACCTTGAGGACCACAGCGCAGAGCTTGATGGAATCAAGGAGGTCATCGCCAAACTTGGCGGCGACGTCGATAAGGTCGATATCTGGGGAAAAAGGCGTCTCGCCTATCCTATCGATAAGCGTACCGAGGGATATTACGCCCTGGTCTACTTCAAGCTGGATCCTTCCAAGCAGAAGGAGATGACCAGGCTTTTAGGCCTGCGTACCGCTATCGTTCGTAACCTGGTGATCCGACTGGACCAGGAGTAG
- a CDS encoding ABC transporter ATP-binding protein, which translates to MLKIKNLNVYYGGIHAVKDVSIHVPEGKIVTLIGANGAGKSSTIRAISGLLKHTSGEVVYNGAGNANLLKKTPEEIVRSGVVMCPEGRRILPHLTVEENLRLGAYIRTDKDGVEKDIDWVYELFPRLKERSWQKGGTLSGGEQQMLAVGRALMSRPNVIMLDEPSLGLAPLLVREVFDIIEEINAQGKTVLLVEQNAFAALKIAHYAYVLEVGAVSLEGPGQELLADPRVKEAYLGG; encoded by the coding sequence ATGCTTAAGATAAAGAATCTCAACGTCTATTACGGAGGAATCCACGCTGTCAAGGACGTCTCCATACATGTTCCGGAGGGTAAGATAGTTACCCTCATAGGGGCAAACGGAGCAGGGAAAAGCAGCACCATAAGGGCCATATCGGGACTTCTGAAACATACGTCCGGTGAGGTTGTCTACAATGGGGCCGGCAACGCTAACTTGCTCAAAAAGACCCCGGAGGAGATCGTCAGGTCCGGAGTGGTGATGTGTCCCGAGGGAAGGCGTATTCTGCCTCACCTAACGGTGGAGGAGAACCTTCGCCTGGGAGCATATATAAGGACCGATAAAGACGGAGTGGAAAAGGATATAGACTGGGTTTACGAGCTTTTCCCAAGGCTGAAGGAGAGATCCTGGCAGAAGGGAGGGACCCTCTCCGGAGGGGAACAGCAGATGCTGGCGGTAGGAAGGGCTTTGATGAGTCGCCCCAACGTCATAATGCTGGACGAGCCCTCTCTGGGGCTGGCTCCCCTCTTGGTCAGGGAGGTCTTCGATATAATCGAAGAGATAAACGCCCAGGGGAAGACCGTGCTTTTGGTGGAGCAGAACGCCTTCGCAGCTCTTAAGATAGCCCATTACGCCTACGTTCTAGAGGTCGGTGCCGTCTCCCTCGAGGGACCGGGACAGGAGCTTCTGGCCGACCCCAGGGTCAAAGAGGCCTATCTGGGAGGTTAA
- the secA gene encoding preprotein translocase subunit SecA → MLGKLKKALGLDPNERALKRYGKIAEEIGGLESSVQKLSDEEILGAVEEIKSDLSSLDGQDLRDALNRHLPRVFAMVREASVRNLGLRHFDVQLMGGVALHEGNIAEMKTGEGKTLVAPLAVILNALTGRGVHVVTVNDYLAKRDASWMEPLYNALGLSVGVIYSFMDPEERRKAYEADITYGTNSEFGFDYLRDNMVLSQAQMVQRGHNFCIVDEVDSILIDEARTPLIISGPSEDSEEPYSRADQIASRLSGVAKDPNEVKPSMLDGQERPEPDGDFEYDEKERSVALTSRGIAKCEEMLGTPDLFTDMAHADMAHKILQAIKARTLFQRDTHYVVKDGEIVIVDEFTGRLMFGRRYSDGLHQAIEAKEGVKIGKESQTLATITLQNYFRMYRKLAGMTGTAATEAEEFKEIYGLGVVVIPTNRPVVREDMADQVYRTKTEKFAAVADEIQVISSEGRPILVGTTSVEQSERLAKMLKARKVPHQVLNAKYHERESLIVAQAGRLGAVTVATNMAGRGTDILLGGNPEYLAQEELRKEGADPNSSPERYGELLESYKKACSEEKAKVLDLGGLCILGTERHEARRIDNQLRGRAGRQGDPGSSRFFLSLEDDLLRLFGSERIQGIMGKLGLEEGEAIEHGLLTRAIESAQKKVEQLHYDIRRQLLMYDNVMNRQREAVYDERQRILSDEDVVLHGWEIVGGVVEDVLDRAFPENGEVDPESAKSRLKAIFWPGVEAPLDGVDSLQGLPEAKEAILDDMKSRYYDRVEKLGEDVCKDLFRFISLHVLDGSWKEHLLAMDALRQGIGLRAVGQKDPLLEYQFESYSLFQESMSQVRESIAQLLFRVAVVSEERVPRRNQVKESRDFLLPSPGGAPVPGADAGDGRHEPFRRQGRKIGRNEPCPCGSGKKYKNCCGRNA, encoded by the coding sequence TTGTTAGGCAAGTTAAAGAAGGCCCTCGGCTTGGATCCCAACGAGAGGGCCCTGAAGCGCTACGGTAAGATAGCGGAGGAGATAGGCGGTCTGGAATCCTCCGTTCAGAAACTGTCCGACGAGGAGATCCTCGGAGCGGTAGAGGAGATCAAGTCCGATCTGTCTTCCCTGGACGGTCAGGATCTTCGAGATGCTCTGAATCGCCATCTACCTCGGGTGTTCGCCATGGTCAGGGAGGCCTCCGTCAGAAATCTGGGACTTCGCCACTTCGACGTGCAGCTCATGGGGGGCGTAGCCCTTCACGAGGGTAACATCGCCGAGATGAAGACCGGAGAGGGAAAGACCCTGGTGGCTCCTCTCGCGGTGATCCTCAACGCCCTGACCGGTCGGGGCGTACACGTCGTAACGGTGAACGACTATCTGGCGAAGAGAGACGCTTCCTGGATGGAGCCCCTATACAACGCCTTGGGACTGTCCGTAGGGGTCATCTATTCCTTCATGGATCCCGAGGAGCGTAGGAAGGCCTACGAGGCGGACATAACCTACGGTACCAACAGCGAGTTCGGTTTCGACTACCTTCGAGACAACATGGTGCTCTCCCAGGCTCAGATGGTCCAAAGAGGCCATAACTTCTGCATAGTCGACGAGGTGGACTCGATCCTCATCGACGAGGCCAGGACGCCTCTCATAATATCCGGTCCATCGGAGGACAGCGAGGAGCCCTACAGCAGGGCGGACCAGATAGCCTCCAGGCTATCCGGCGTGGCGAAGGACCCCAACGAGGTCAAACCCTCCATGCTTGACGGTCAGGAGAGACCGGAACCGGACGGGGACTTCGAGTATGACGAAAAAGAGCGTTCAGTTGCCCTGACCTCCCGAGGGATAGCCAAATGCGAGGAGATGCTGGGGACCCCCGATCTTTTCACCGACATGGCCCATGCCGACATGGCCCATAAGATCCTACAGGCCATCAAGGCCAGAACCCTTTTCCAGAGGGACACCCACTACGTGGTCAAGGATGGCGAGATCGTCATAGTCGACGAGTTCACCGGTCGTCTGATGTTCGGTCGCCGCTATTCCGACGGCCTGCACCAGGCTATAGAGGCCAAGGAAGGGGTCAAAATAGGCAAGGAAAGCCAGACCCTGGCCACCATAACCCTTCAGAATTACTTCCGTATGTACAGAAAACTCGCTGGTATGACCGGTACCGCCGCCACAGAGGCGGAGGAGTTCAAGGAGATATACGGTCTCGGGGTCGTGGTTATACCGACGAACCGTCCTGTGGTCAGGGAAGATATGGCCGATCAGGTCTACCGTACCAAGACCGAGAAGTTCGCCGCCGTGGCCGATGAGATACAGGTTATCTCCTCGGAGGGGCGGCCGATTCTAGTCGGGACCACGTCGGTGGAGCAGTCCGAGAGACTGGCGAAGATGCTCAAAGCCAGAAAGGTACCTCATCAGGTTCTGAACGCTAAATACCATGAGAGGGAGTCTCTCATAGTGGCTCAGGCGGGAAGGCTGGGAGCCGTCACAGTGGCTACCAACATGGCCGGCAGAGGAACCGACATATTGCTGGGAGGTAACCCGGAATATCTCGCCCAGGAGGAGCTTCGCAAGGAGGGTGCCGACCCCAACTCGTCTCCGGAACGTTACGGGGAGCTTCTGGAGAGCTATAAAAAAGCCTGTAGCGAGGAAAAGGCAAAGGTCTTGGATTTGGGCGGTCTATGTATACTCGGTACGGAGCGCCACGAAGCCAGACGCATAGATAACCAGCTGAGAGGCCGTGCCGGTCGACAGGGCGACCCCGGAAGCTCCCGATTCTTTCTCTCCCTGGAGGACGATCTTCTCAGGCTGTTCGGGTCGGAGAGAATTCAGGGAATAATGGGCAAGCTGGGGCTGGAGGAAGGGGAGGCCATAGAACACGGTCTTTTGACCAGGGCCATAGAGTCGGCACAGAAAAAGGTGGAGCAGCTTCACTACGATATTCGTCGTCAGCTCCTCATGTACGACAACGTGATGAACCGCCAGAGGGAAGCGGTCTACGACGAGAGACAGAGGATTCTCTCCGACGAGGACGTCGTCCTTCACGGTTGGGAGATAGTCGGTGGAGTCGTGGAAGACGTGCTGGACCGGGCCTTTCCGGAGAACGGCGAGGTGGATCCTGAGAGCGCGAAAAGTCGTCTTAAGGCCATATTCTGGCCCGGGGTGGAAGCTCCTCTTGACGGAGTGGACAGTCTACAGGGTCTTCCGGAGGCCAAGGAAGCCATTCTGGACGATATGAAGTCCCGTTACTATGATAGAGTGGAGAAGTTGGGCGAGGACGTATGCAAAGACCTGTTCCGCTTCATCTCTCTCCACGTGCTGGACGGCAGCTGGAAGGAACATCTTCTGGCCATGGACGCTTTGAGACAGGGCATAGGGCTTCGGGCGGTCGGTCAGAAGGATCCCCTGCTGGAGTATCAATTCGAGTCCTACTCTCTGTTCCAAGAATCCATGTCTCAGGTCAGAGAGTCCATAGCCCAGCTACTGTTCCGAGTTGCGGTCGTATCGGAGGAGAGGGTACCTAGACGTAATCAGGTCAAGGAGAGCAGAGACTTTTTGCTTCCGAGCCCGGGTGGAGCTCCCGTTCCGGGGGCTGACGCGGGGGATGGCCGTCACGAACCCTTCCGTCGCCAGGGCAGAAAGATAGGGCGAAACGAACCATGCCCCTGCGGCAGCGGCAAGAAATATAAAAACTGCTGTGGCAGGAACGCTTGA